The Stigmatella ashevillena genomic sequence AGGCGAAGAGGCTCACGATGCTCATTGCAGGCGCTGCGGCTCGCTCCTCTATTCGGTCGTGCGAGACGGGGCGTATGTCCACGTCACCCTGGGCACACTGACGGACGGTCCCACCCTCCGCCCCACCGAGCACATCTTTGTCGGTTCGAAGGCCCCCTGGTTCACGATCACGGATCATCTGCCGCAATATGCGGAGCACGCTGTCGGCGCTCCCCTGAATGCACCGGCTGGGTAGGATGGCGCGCATGAGTGATGCACCGCCGGTCCGTTCTTCCTGGACCCTTCCTCCCATCCCTGCGGTCCTCCTTGCCGTCGTGAGCGTGCAGGGCGGTGCCGCCTTCGCGAAGGAGCTGTTCCCGCGGCTGGGGCAGGCGGGCACGGCCGGCATGCGGATTGGGTTGTCCGCGCTCTTGCTGTTCGCGGTGTTCCGTCCACCGCTCGCTCGGTTCACGCGCGTGCAGTGGAGAGCGGTCATCCCATATGGGGTGGTGCTCGGCGCGATGAACCTGAGCTTCTACCTGGCGCTTGGGCGCATCCCCCTGGGACTGGCCGTCACGTTGGAGTTCGTGGGGCCCCTGGCACTTGCGGTGTCCGGGTCTCGGCGCGCCTCGGACTTCCTGTGGGTGGTGCTCGCGGCGGCTGGCATCGTCCTCATCACCCCGTGGCGGGGGGGCGTCGGCGCGATCGATCCCCTGGGGGTTTTGATGGCGCTCTTCGCGGGGGCCTGCTGGGCGGCCTACATCGTGCTCGGCGGGCGCGTGTCCAAGGTCCTCCCCGGAGGGCAGAGCGTCGCGACGGGAATGCTGTTCGCGTCCTTGGCGGTCCTGCCCTTTTCATTCGCGGAGGGCCTCGCGGAACGTTTGACACCTTCGTTGTTGGCTGCGGCCCTGGCCGTCGCGCTCCTCTCCGGTGCGGTGCCGTTCACATTGGAGATGATGGCGCTGCGTGTGCTGTCGAGCCGCACGTTCGGCATCCTGATGAGTCTGGAGCCCGCCGTTGCCGCCCTCTCAGGCCTGGTGTTCCTGCATGAGCAGCTCACCGGGATGCAGTGGCTCGCGCTGGGATTCGTGAGTGCTGCGTCCGCGGGGGCTGCTCTGACCGCGCGCCGTGTGCCTCCGCTTGTGGAGGCCTGACGGGAGCCCTGTCGAGTTCATGCCCTGGTGACTTGGGACACCAGGTGATGAATGCCGTCATCGATCCGCGTGCTGCTGAAGCGTGGTGGGGGAGGGGAGCGCTCGTCGCAAGTGACTGATTTTCCGAGAGGCGGTGGGGCCAGGGCGTTGGCACGCGTCCTGCTGTAGGTCCAGGTATGCCGCGCAACGGCGCCTACGGAGTCTGAAATGTCCATCTCGGCCCTCAACCGCTCTTCTGTCTCCACGCCTCTTTCGAGCACCTCCCACCTCGAGCCGGTCTCCGCTTCGGCTCAGAGTGTGGAGAGCACCCCGGCGTTGCAGCCTCAGAACGGTCTGTGGCAGCGGCTCATGACCGACTGCTTCGAGCAGGGGCCGGGCAAGCTGGGCGGCGCCTTGGGCTCCCTGGATGCGGCGGGTGCCTCGGGTGGCTTCGAGAAGACGATGGATCAGATGTCGCAGGCGCTGGGCGAGCTCTCTCAGTTGCTGGAGGCCATGGGGGCGCAGATGCAGGGGGGCCAGGGCGGCGTTCCCAGCGTTCCCGGCGCTCCGGCGGCTCCGGCCGACGCGGTGGGCGCTGTGGGCGGGGCGGGAGGGGCGGCCTCGGCGCCCCAGGTCCAGGACTTGGCTTCTGCCCCGAGCGGCTCGACGGACTTCACCCATTCCAGTGACGCAGGCCCCGGGTTTGGCGCGCCCTCCGCGGGGTCCACGGATCCCGTGAATCCGAGTGAGCCGTGGCTGGCCAAGAACAACGTCGGCTCGCCCTACAACAGCAACATGCAGCTCATCGACCCGAGCGAGAAGAGCCAGTTCAAGTTCACCAACACGTTCACCAACAACACGAACCAGCCGCAGACCATCACCCTCTGGAACAAGACGGGCGAGAACGGCGGCCCGAACGATGGGCAGAACTTCGACAAGAGCACGCCGAAGACGTTCACGTTGCAGCCCGGCCAGTCGCAGACCGTGGCGTTCGACAACAACACCAGTGTCGCGTGGTGCGCGTCGAAGGACGGCACGGCGAAGCCGGGCGCGAACTCCGGTCAAACGTGGGGCGAAGCGACGTTCGGAAACGCCGGCACAGGCTGGAGCGGCTACGACACCAGCCAGATCAGCCCTGCGGGCCACAATGGCAACATGTCCATCACGAACGACGCCACGGGCGTCCGCGTGACGGAGGCCAACGCTTGGCAGACGGAAGCGGACGACCCCGCGGGCCACGATATTGGCGTCCCCGCTGGCCCGATGAATCTGACCACGACCTTCAGCTGACAATCTCCCTCTTGCCGGCCTTCACGTGTCAAAGCGGTAAGGGGTCTCGCCGACGGAGGGCCGCAGGGCGAACTGCTGACAGAAAAGGTTTAGATGAGAGTAGGAGGCAGTCGGCAAAACGTTCCGAAACTCTAAATGAGTCACGAGGCAGAAGAGCGTGACCTCCAGATAGCTCAGGTCCCGCTGCGTCGGGAGTGCGGCGAGCGCGGCCTGTGCGTTCTCTTCCAGCCACGACATCATGTTGACCAGCCCCGCCCTCATTTTTGCATGGTGAGCATTTCTGTCGCTGGCGTCGGACAGCTTCGACATGATCAGCGTCACTTCCGTCGCCATGGCCTGAAGAATCAGTTCCTGTGCATTGGCAAGCAACGGTTCGTCGAGGTCCTCCGGCCATATCACGTGAGGTCTCAGGCTTGACCGCCGCCACAGCGCGCGACAGACATTGAGGGCACCGAACCAGACCCCCTGGGGGGTCTGCAAGACCGGGATTCTGAGCGCTGGGTTGCCGCCGTAGTCATCCGGGTCCGAGGACATGAGATCGTGCACGACCCGGAGAGAGCAGCGGATGCGCATCTCCGCAGCGAATATCCGCGTGACGCGCGTAAAGTGTGAGCTTGAGCGGCCGACAAGGGTGGGGGTGGCGGATTCTTCGAGCGCATCTGGCATGTTTTCCTCCGGCCTCTCGGGGCTTGCTGGCAGCGTGACATGCTTCTATTTCGCTGACTAGAGTCAGAGAATGACCTCGCACACGGCGATCCTGCGCCGTTTCAACCGCACCTACACCCAGCGAATTGGTGCGCTGGAGGAGTCGTTCCTCGGGCTCGGCTGGCCGCTGGGCGCCTCCCGGCTGGTGTTCGAGATCGGCAGCTCGACAGGGGGCGGCCCGACGGTACGGGACTTACGGGAACGGCTCGGTCTCGACTCGGGCTACCTCAGCCGGCTGTTGCGCAGGCTCGAGGACGCTGGGGTGGTCAAAGTTCTTCCTGATCCCGGTGACCGGCGCCGCCGGGTGGCCACGTTGACCGCCCGGGGCCGTCGAGTCTGGCAGAAGCTGGAGGAGCGCTCCGAATCCCTCGCGCAAGGCCTGATCGCGCCGCTGACCGGTCGGCAGCGGGAGCGGCTGGCCGAGGCGCTCGCCACCGCCGACCTGCTGGTGCGGGCGGCGACCGTGCACCTGCGAGAGGTCGGCCCGGGAGACCCGCTCGCCATCGAAGCCGTGGGCCGCTACTTCGCCGAGCTGAATGCGCGCTTCCCGGGCGGCTTCGACCCGGGAGACGCGGCCACCACCGACGCCGCGTCCATGGGCGCCGGGGCCGGGGTCTTCGTGGTCGCCACGAGCGATGGGCAGCCGGTGGCGTGTGGCGGGGTGCAGCAGATCGGAGACGGGATCGGCGAGATCAAGCGGATGTGGGTGCATCCCGAGTGGCGCGGAGCTGGGCTCGGGTCGCGGATGTTGCGCCACCTCGAGGACGAGGCCGCCCGGCTCGGACACACCCGGATCTGTCTCGACACCCACGACACCCTGACCGAGGCGATCGCGATGTACGAGCGGGCAGGCTATCTCCCCGTCGAGCGCTACAATGACAACCCGTACGCCCGGCGCTGGTTCGCCAAGGACCTGCCTGGCGCCTGAGTGGATCAGGGCGCGGCAGGGCAGCTCTGGGCTTAGAGGACTCCCGCCAAGCGCCCCATCATCCAGCCCAGGAGCAGCAACTGCGGCAGGAAGAACGAGACGCGGATGACCACCTGCCAGGGGGAGGTTCCGGTGAGGTGCACGGTGCTCTGGCAGATTCGGAACGCCAGGTATGCGCCGGACAGAGGGTCGGTGAGCTCCCACTTGTCTGTCAGTCCCGCGATGAGGATGACCGCTGCGAACAGGGGCAAGTTCTCCAGGCAGTTCGCATGTGCGTGCGCCAGCCGCTGAAAGAACTCCGGATCCTGCGAGGGCTGATTGCGGCCCCAGGCGTTGGCCCGGCGCCGCCCCCCCAGCACCATCGCCGAGCGGTACAGCACCAATCCCAAGACCAACAGCAGGGTCCACGCGGTGAATCCCAGCAAGCTCCACAACGATGTGCTCATTTGGATGTGCTCATTTGGATGTGCTCATTTGGCTCCTTGGGGGGCGCACCCGGAGGCCACCGCCCGCAGCAGCGGGGCCCCCTCCGATACGTTACTGCTTCCGGGGGCCGACCAGGCCGAACGTTGCTCCCTGGGGGTCATCGGCGACGATGATGAATCCGCCGCCGGGGATCTCCGCCGGGCCGTAATGGATCGTCGCGCCCTTGCTGGCGGCGGTTTTCGTGGCAGCGTCGATGTCATCGACCCCGAAGTAGAAGGTCCACCTTGGCGGCGGGCCTTCCGGTGTTCGGGCCGTCACGGCGCCCACCATTTGTCCGTTCTGTGTGAAGAACTGGTAGTCGCCCATGTCGCCCATCGGCATCGCGTCGCCCTTGGCCCAGCCGAAGCGGCCATTGTAGAAGGCGAGGGCGGCTGCCGGATCGCTGGTGGCGAGCTCGTTCCATTGGCAATGGCCTGATTTCGAGGCGTGGAACGAGGTGCTCGTGCCGTCGACCGCGCCCCGCATCACGTAGAACAACACACCTTGGGGATCTGCGACCATGGAGAAGCGGCCGACGCCGGGGACGTCGGTCGGTGGCAGATGCCGGGCTCCCCCTGCGGCGACAATGCCGGAGACGGCCTCATCGACGTCGTCCACCGCGACATAGCCCAACCAGGTGGGGCGCATCCCGGCGGAGGCAGCCTCCGCGGGAATGGTCATCGAACCGGCCACTTCGGTCTCACCGGTTCCGAAGAGCATGTAGCCCCGCGTTGTCCCCCCGGCGTCGCGAGAGCGCCAGCCCAGCACCGCGCCGTAGAAATCAGCAGCGGCGTTGGCGTCGGACGTCATCAACTCGTACCAAATGAAGTCGCCGCGCTGATTCGCCATGTGCGTGGTCCTCAAACGTCAAGGATGGGAACGAAGCCGCCAAAGATCATCCGCTTGCCGTCGAAAGGCATCTGAGAGCCCATCGCCTTCATGCGTGGGTCGTTGTGCATGCGCTCGTTTGCGGCGTCGCGCGCCTCTTTGGACGGATACTCAAACCAGCTGAACACCACGACTTCACCCTCTTCGGCTTTCACGGCCCGCCGGAAGTCGGTGAGCTTGCCTTCGGGCACGTCGTCGCCCCAGCACTCGACCATGCGCGTGACGCCGAACTCCTTGAACAGCGTCGCCGCTTCGGCGGCGTGCTGCCGGTACTTCTCCTTGTTGGCCGCAGGCACGGCGGCCACGAAACCTTCCACATATTTCATGGGTGCTCTCCGTTGGATGGACGGTGGATTGACACAATGGGTTGATATCAACATAATTGAAGGCATGTCAAGAATAGTGCCCTTCGAGACCACGTTGGAGGTGCGCGATGCGTGTCTGTGCCTGCACGTCCAGCGCGCCGCGCGGGCGCTCGCGAGGCGGTTCGACGAGGCGCTGCGGCCCGTGGGGCTGACCCATGGTCAGTTCTCGCTGTTGATGTCTCTCAACCAGCCACAGCCTCCAGCCCTCGGGGCGGTCGCGCGGCTGCTGGCGATGGATCGCACGACGTTGACCGCCGCGTTGAAGCTGCTCGAGCGCGACGGCCTGGTCTCAAGCCGGGCGGATCCCAGCGACCGCCGGAGCCGTTGGGTGACGCTGACAGGGAAGGGCTTGGAAGTGCTGGCCGCCGCCGTGCCGATCTGGCGGGAGACCCACGCCGCCGTCGAAGCCGGGCTGTCGGAGCCCGGTCCCGATGTGCTCAGGGCCGGGCTGCTCGCCCTGACCTGACGGCAGCGCAGGCCTGGGTCCTACTGTGCCTGGGGCTGGGGGATCTCGATGTGGTACGCGGGGTCTCCGTCGGCGGGCCCCAGGAACTTGGAGACCTCGGGGTGCGCCCGGATGGCCTCCTGGAAGGCTTCGCGCTTGTCGGCCGGAATCGAGCTGGGGGCGATATCGACGACGTTGAGCTGCGACGGGTTCGCCAGGTGACGTGACACGTTGGAGGGCCCCAACTCGTTGATCTTGTCCACCATGGCCTGGAGCGTCTGCTCCTTCGTCTGCCCCGCGTCCACGGAGGCCGCGTAGGCGTCGATGACCTGGTCGCCGAACTTGCTGTAGAGGTCCTTCTGCGACGCGATGCCCTTGGCTTGGAGGTTGTCGTACATGGCGCGCGCCTGATCCTCGGGCGCCCGCGCCGTGCTGGAGATCGTCGCCGAATTGACCCCGGCCGTGTTCATGATCTCTCCCAGCACCTTCTGCGAATGGGCGCTGACGGCGTCGGCGTTGGCTTTCGGGCCATAGGTCAGGTTGGCCGTCTGCGTCGCCACCTCGGGCCTGGCCTGGGGGATCGGCGCCGACTTCTCGAAGGCCGACAGCGGCCCCATGGGCGTGGCCTGGGTCAAATTCGCCGCGAAATCCGGCGCGGTCAGCGTGGGGACCTCCGCCACGGGCGTGGGGTCCAGCATGTTCGCCGAGAACTGGGGCGCCGTCAGCGAGGGCATCCCCGCGGTGGACGCCGCGGCAGTGAAGCTGCTGACGTTGAAGTTGGTCTGTGCGGTAATCGCCGCCTTTTCCACTGCGGCCGCCTCAGCGGCCTTCTTGCTTGCCTCGGCGGCGGCATCCGCCTGCTTGCTCTCCGTAGTCTGTGACGCTTGCGACGACTTCGACGCGTTGTCACTCGCGGACGACGAGGTTCCTCTGCTGGAACTTGAACCACCGACAGAATCGATACCCACCTAGGCCTCCTTGGCTGCGCACATGTGCGAATTTTGAGGACAAACTATTATGGGGGCGGTCGTCACCCCGCCCGAAAAGTCCTGCCTGACACTGAGTTATCGCGAGAACCGAGCGGCGGACCCGGCGCATCCGTCAGAAAAGAGGCTTCCGCCTGTCTGGGACCCTTTCTCGTGGGTCTTTTCGCGTCAGCCCTCCTTGGGGGTCGCGTGCCACCAGGGCAGGGGGCCACCCATCTCGGGGGGGTGGGGGCTGCGATTGACACGCTGTCGCATGACTTAGACGATGCCCTCATGTCCGACGCACAGCGTTCATCGAGCCTCTCGCGATTCGCAGCTCTTTCCTTTCTTCTTGTCCTTGTTGCCTGCGGTGGCGGCAACCCGGACGATCCCAAGCCGGATGGAGGAGGCCCTGGGGGCGGCAATCCCGACGCTTCGACGGATGGGGGCCGCGACGGAGGAGGTCCGGTCGACCCCACCGACTGTGGGAACGGAATTCTCCAGGCAGGAGAGACGTGTGACGACGGCAACACCAAGGATGAGGACGGGTGCTCGTCGGCCTGCTCGGCCGAGTCGGGGTGGATCTGCCGGACGCCGGGCCAGCCCTGTGTGCTGAACGTGTGCGGAGACGGAGTCCGAGGCCCGAAGGAGACGTGCGACGACTTCAACACCCGTTCAGGGGATGGATGCAGCGCCACGTGCGTGGTGGAGGCGGGATGGAACTGCCCCAGCGGCGGCGGCAACTGCCAGGCGGCCAAGTGCGGCGACAACATCGTGGCCGGAGATGAGGATTGCGAGGACGGGAACGCGGCGGCGGGAGATGGGTGCAGCGCGACGTGCCGACTGGAGGACGGGTTCAAGTGCCCGACGCCAGGCCAGGCCTGCGCGCGCACCACGTGCGGAGACAAGAAGGTGGAGGGGACGGAGCAGTGCGACGATGGGAACAACGACATGGGGGATGGGTGCTCGCCGTTGTGCAAGCGGGAGCCCGTGTGCAGCAATGGCAATTGCACGGCCATCTGCGGTGACAACCTCATCCTGCCAGGCAGCTCGGAGGAATGTGATGACGGCAACGTGCGGGACAACGATGGGTGCTCGTCCACCTGCAAGCTGGAGCCCGGCTTCCAGTGCAAGCAGATCGAGAGCGAGCCCCCGTCCGAGGTGAAGATCCCGGTGGTCTACCGGGACTTCATCGGCAACGACCAGACTCATGCCCAGAAGCACATCGATTTCGAGAACGCGACGGGAAGTGGTGAGCTGGGACTCGTCAAAGATGTGCTGGGAGCGAATCAGAAGCCGGACTATGCGAAGGAGGGCCAGTCGAGCTCCAGCACGCACGGCAAGGCCGCCTTCGACCAGTGGTACACCGATTCGGCGAAGAGCAAGACCATCGTCGAGACGCTCCCCTTGGTGCAGGAGAAGGATGGCCAGGGCAAGCCGACGGGCAACTACGTGTACTCCAACAGCAACTTCTTCCCGCTGGACAACAAGGGCTGGGTGGCGACGGGGGACGAGCCCCGGCGCACCGGTAACCACAACTTCAGCTTCACCAGCGAGAACCGGTACTGGTTCGAGTACAAAGGGACGGAGAAGCTCACGTTCACTGGCGACGATGACGTGTGGGTGTTCGTCAACAAGCGTCTCGCATTGGATCTCGGGGGCGTTCACTCGGAGCAGAGTGGAACGGTGGATCTCACGCCGGCCTCTGCCGCCACGAAGTACAACCTGAGGAAGGGTGGCGTCTACGAGGCGGTGGTGTTCCAGGCGGAGCGTCACACCACGCAGTCCAACTACAAGCTCACCCTGGGCAACTTCACCACCCGGCGGACGGAGTGCACGAGCAGCTGCGGTGATGGGGTGGTCCAGCCCCCCGAGGAGTGCGATGTGGGGACGAACCCGGGAGGCTACGGGCAGTGCGCCCCTGGGTGCATCTATGGACCGCGGTGTGGCGACGGCATCGTGCAGGAGGCGTTTGGCGAGAGCTGTGACGACGGCAACGATGACAACGACGACCTGTGCAGCAACACCTGCAAGCCGCGCATCGGCTGATGACCGTTGAAGGGGGGCCGCGCACGCGCGCGCGGCTCCCCGCGCCCCTGACCTTGGCGGCGGTGGCAAGGTGTCGTTCCCCGTGAGGAGCACCCGTGAAGCGCAGGACTTTCCATGCCGAGGGCGTGCTGGTGGGCCGTCCCGTGGTGGAGGCCGTGGCCACCCAGCTCGACGTTGAGGCTGCTCAAGCGCTCCAACTGGTGGAGGCCGGAGCGGTCTACGTCGGGGGCCGCCGTTGCCGGGAGGCAGGTCTCCGGCTGCGCGCCGGTCAGGTGGTGGCGGTGGTCCTGGAAGAGGGAGGACGGAGTTCGCTGGAGGCCCTCGCGGCGCCCCCTTCCTTGGACATCTTGTTCGAGGACGAGGCACTGATCGCGGTGGACAAGCCCGTGGGCATCACCGCGCAGCCCACGGAAGGCAGGACTGGGGGCAGTCTGGTGGACCTCGTGAGCGAGCGGCTCGGCCGGCCCGCGGGATTGGTGCACCGGTTGGACCGGGAGACCTCGGGCGTCACCGTCTTCGGGAAGACGTCCCAGGCCACGACGGCGCTGGCGGCGGAGTTCCGAGAGGGCAGGGCGCACAAGCGTTATGTGGCGGTCACGGGGCCAGGATTGCCTGCGTCGGGCACCGTGGATCTGCCGCTGTCCAGGGACCCTTCGCGTCCAGGACGCTGGCGCGCGAGCCGGACCGCCAATGGCATCATCGCGCTCACCGATTTCCGCACGCTGTACGCGGGAGCGGACTTCTGCCTCGTCGAACTGCTGCCTCAGACGGGCCGCACGCACCAGCTCCGGGCGCACCTCACGGCCCTGGGGGCGCCGATTCTCGGTGACTCGCGTTATGGCGGCGCCGCCACCGCGGGCGGATTTCCCGCAGGCCGCTGTCTCCTGCATGCGCAGGGGTTGGAGCTGGCGCATCCGCTCACCGGAGATCCCTTGCGGATGGAAGCGCCCCTTCCCGCGGATCTGCGGTGCTTTTTCACGGCGGCGGGCATCCCGCCCCTGGAGGGGCCCCTGCCCGTGCTCAGGCCGCGCACAGAAAGTCCACGCCCTCCTCCCAGCCCCGGGCAGTGAGCTCCGCGCGCAGCTCCTCGCGCGCCCAGCGCACCCCGACACAGACGAGCAGGAGCCCTCGTCCTGGAGGGCCCAGGGCCTCCGCGGACACCACCGGGATGCCTTGGATGCGGGTGCCCACCTTGCGCGGGTGGACCTCGATGTACCGCTCCACGGGGATGCCCTCGTCCTGGAGAAACCGGCTGAGGGTCAGCCCGCTGGGGCCTGCTCCCCACAGGGTGCAGGGTCGGCCATCCGCGAGCGGGCCTCGGGCCAGATAGTGCGCCTTGAGCCAGAGAAACCGCCGCTTCTCGTATCGCGCGTCCGTCCGGGTGAGCCGCTGGGCGCTGTCACGCCAGCGCAGGAGGACTTCCGGCAGGCTCCTCAACCCATACCCCGCGTGGAGCAGCTTGAGCCACAAGGCATAGTCTTCTGGGAAATCCCCGTCCTCCCAGCCCCCCATTGCCAGGAGGGCGTCCCGTCTCAGGCACACGGATGGGTGGCACAGGGGGCTCTCGATGAAGCGGGCCCGGTGGAGGGCCTCGGGGGTGGTGAGGCTGTTGAGCCAGGCCGCGTAGGACTGGAGCGAGGGGCTGACCGGCTGGTCCTCCCGGAACAGCTCGATGCCCGTGCCCACGCCCGCAAGGCTTGGGTCGGCCTCCAGGGCGTCCACGCTGGCCTCCAGGCGCCGTGGCAGCGCCTCATCATCGGCGTCCATGCGGGCCACATAGGGGGAATCCGCGTGGGAAAGCGCGAGCTGGAGCGCGGCCACCAGCCCTCGGCCGCCCCCGTCCAGGAGGGCCACCCTGCGGTCCTGGGTCACCAGGCGCTGGAGAACCCCGTGCGTCCCATCCGTGGAGCCATCCTCCACCACGAGCACCCGAATCGCCTGGAAGGTTCCTTGCAGCAGGCTTTCCACCGCCCGTGTCACCGTGGTCTCGGCGTTGCGGGCGGGAAGGAGGACGGTGACGACCGGGGCGGGCATCGTGTGTAGACTGCCCCAGTGATGGGTGGCGTGAGAAACGGGAAGAGCGCTGAAGGGCCCGGGGATTCCGGTGCTCGACAGGAGACGCTCGCCGTGGACGCACGCGTCCCCGAGGGCGACAGCGCCGTGCACGGCAAGGTGGAGCGGCACCTTCAGGTGGTCGCGAGGCTGCTGCGCGAGCACCATGCCCCCAAGGCCTTTGGCGAGTTGGTGCGTGCCTGCCGCATCCTGCCCATGACCCCGCAGCTGGCCGCGGCGCTCGTGACCGTGTCCCTCCAGGCGGGAACCGAGGCCGCCGCCATCACGCTGCTTTCCGCTTCCCTGGAGCAGGTGGAGGGACGGGTTCAGCGGGCGGTGCGCGGGCAGCTCGCCCGGGTGCTGCGCCGGGTCGAGCAGCTTCCCCGCGCCATCGAAGCGTTGGAGGTGCTGTTGTCCGTGTTCCCCGATGACCACCGCTCGCGGCGGGTCCTCCAGGAATTGTTGCAGCGCACCGGCAGGTGGGAGGCCCTCGTGGCTTCGCTGGAGAGCGAGGCCCATGAGGCGTTTGTCCGGGGCGAGTTCTATCGCGCCGCGCGCGCCACCCGGTGGCGTGCCCGCGTGCAGGCCGAGCAGCTGCGCAATCTGGCGCGCGCCGCGGAGAGCTACGGGAAGGCCGCCAATTACCTGGAGCAGATGGAGGATGCGGTGGGGGCCCTGTCCGTGCGGCTGGATGGGCTCCGGGTGCTGCACGCCGCGGGGGCCTCCGAGGCCGTGCTCACCGCGGCCTCCTCGGTGTGTCTGTCCGCCGGCTCCCGGCTGAACCGGGGGGCCGAGGTCCGGCAGGTGCTGGAAGAGCTGCGGCTCATTCCCGCGCGGGTCGAACTTCCTCCAGAGAAGGTTCTTCCGGTGGACCCCTCCGCGGAAGGTGCGTCTCTGACGGAGGTGGTGGAGCTTCCCGAGGTCCCTCCCGCGCAGCCGGTTCCAGCCGCGGTGTCTCCGTCCACGCCCACCGTGCTCGAGATGCCCGCGGTCGTCGAGCCCGAGCCCCGCGCGGAGCCGGAGCCTCCGGTGGGGAACCGCGAGGATCCCGCCTTCCAGCAGCGGCTGGAGACACAGCTCATCGCCCGGCAAGCCTGGCCCGAGCTGGCGCAGTTCTACTTGGCCCGCGCCGAGCAGGCGAAGGAGCCCTCGGTCCGGGCCGAGGCACTGACCCGGCTCGCGGAGGTGATGGAGACCGAGTTGGAGGATCCGGCGGGCGCCGCGCGCATGTACCAGGAGATCGTCACGCTGACGGGTGACCGCGTCGCGCTGAAGGAGCAAGTGCGGTTGCTGGCCAAGCGGGGAGATCCCGCGCTGGTCCAACGTGCGCTCAACGAGGCGGTGCAGGGTGCACGCTCCTCCCGGGCCCGGGCGAATGCCTACCTCACTCGCGCCGAGCGCGAACTCGAAACCGGGGATTGGCTCAAGGCGAAGTCGGACTTCGAGACGGCGGAGGCGCTCACGCCCGGACTGCTCCTGGTGCTCGCGGGGCTCGTGCGGTGTGTCCCCGATCAGGACAGGCCTTCCATCGCCGCCCGTCTGCGCGCCTCGCTGACCGTGGCCCCCCGCCGCTCTCCCGACCGGCTCGAGGCGTTGCGCGTGCTCGCCACCGTGGCCGAAGGGTCCCTCGGGGATCCCCGGCTGGCACAGTGGGCCTGGTCGGAGGTGCTGGCCGAGGAACCCGGAGACACCCATGCGCGGGAGCAGCTCACGGGCCTCGCCCGGCTGCTCGGAGACAAGAACTCCCTGGGCCAGCTCTTGCGAGAACAGTTGGCGCGGGAGCCCCGCGGTCCCGCGGCGCGGCTGGCCCGCCTGGAGCTGGTCTCCGT encodes the following:
- a CDS encoding GFA family protein — protein: MADPVASRTPMLSGRCLCGAVHYEVADAFLYAANCHCSSCRRATGSAFKPFAGIERQKLRVTQGADGLLLYGGEEAHDAHCRRCGSLLYSVVRDGAYVHVTLGTLTDGPTLRPTEHIFVGSKAPWFTITDHLPQYAEHAVGAPLNAPAG
- a CDS encoding EamA family transporter, giving the protein MSDAPPVRSSWTLPPIPAVLLAVVSVQGGAAFAKELFPRLGQAGTAGMRIGLSALLLFAVFRPPLARFTRVQWRAVIPYGVVLGAMNLSFYLALGRIPLGLAVTLEFVGPLALAVSGSRRASDFLWVVLAAAGIVLITPWRGGVGAIDPLGVLMALFAGACWAAYIVLGGRVSKVLPGGQSVATGMLFASLAVLPFSFAEGLAERLTPSLLAAALAVALLSGAVPFTLEMMALRVLSSRTFGILMSLEPAVAALSGLVFLHEQLTGMQWLALGFVSAASAGAALTARRVPPLVEA
- a CDS encoding glutathione S-transferase N-terminal domain-containing protein yields the protein MPDALEESATPTLVGRSSSHFTRVTRIFAAEMRIRCSLRVVHDLMSSDPDDYGGNPALRIPVLQTPQGVWFGALNVCRALWRRSSLRPHVIWPEDLDEPLLANAQELILQAMATEVTLIMSKLSDASDRNAHHAKMRAGLVNMMSWLEENAQAALAALPTQRDLSYLEVTLFCLVTHLEFRNVLPTASYSHLNLFCQQFALRPSVGETPYRFDT
- a CDS encoding bifunctional helix-turn-helix transcriptional regulator/GNAT family N-acetyltransferase; protein product: MTSHTAILRRFNRTYTQRIGALEESFLGLGWPLGASRLVFEIGSSTGGGPTVRDLRERLGLDSGYLSRLLRRLEDAGVVKVLPDPGDRRRRVATLTARGRRVWQKLEERSESLAQGLIAPLTGRQRERLAEALATADLLVRAATVHLREVGPGDPLAIEAVGRYFAELNARFPGGFDPGDAATTDAASMGAGAGVFVVATSDGQPVACGGVQQIGDGIGEIKRMWVHPEWRGAGLGSRMLRHLEDEAARLGHTRICLDTHDTLTEAIAMYERAGYLPVERYNDNPYARRWFAKDLPGA
- a CDS encoding MAPEG family protein codes for the protein MSTSLWSLLGFTAWTLLLVLGLVLYRSAMVLGGRRRANAWGRNQPSQDPEFFQRLAHAHANCLENLPLFAAVILIAGLTDKWELTDPLSGAYLAFRICQSTVHLTGTSPWQVVIRVSFFLPQLLLLGWMMGRLAGVL
- a CDS encoding VOC family protein, whose translation is MANQRGDFIWYELMTSDANAAADFYGAVLGWRSRDAGGTTRGYMLFGTGETEVAGSMTIPAEAASAGMRPTWLGYVAVDDVDEAVSGIVAAGGARHLPPTDVPGVGRFSMVADPQGVLFYVMRGAVDGTSTSFHASKSGHCQWNELATSDPAAALAFYNGRFGWAKGDAMPMGDMGDYQFFTQNGQMVGAVTARTPEGPPPRWTFYFGVDDIDAATKTAASKGATIHYGPAEIPGGGFIIVADDPQGATFGLVGPRKQ
- a CDS encoding DUF1428 domain-containing protein, whose product is MKYVEGFVAAVPAANKEKYRQHAAEAATLFKEFGVTRMVECWGDDVPEGKLTDFRRAVKAEEGEVVVFSWFEYPSKEARDAANERMHNDPRMKAMGSQMPFDGKRMIFGGFVPILDV
- a CDS encoding MarR family winged helix-turn-helix transcriptional regulator, which gives rise to MSRIVPFETTLEVRDACLCLHVQRAARALARRFDEALRPVGLTHGQFSLLMSLNQPQPPALGAVARLLAMDRTTLTAALKLLERDGLVSSRADPSDRRSRWVTLTGKGLEVLAAAVPIWRETHAAVEAGLSEPGPDVLRAGLLALT
- a CDS encoding DUF4215 domain-containing protein — its product is MSDAQRSSSLSRFAALSFLLVLVACGGGNPDDPKPDGGGPGGGNPDASTDGGRDGGGPVDPTDCGNGILQAGETCDDGNTKDEDGCSSACSAESGWICRTPGQPCVLNVCGDGVRGPKETCDDFNTRSGDGCSATCVVEAGWNCPSGGGNCQAAKCGDNIVAGDEDCEDGNAAAGDGCSATCRLEDGFKCPTPGQACARTTCGDKKVEGTEQCDDGNNDMGDGCSPLCKREPVCSNGNCTAICGDNLILPGSSEECDDGNVRDNDGCSSTCKLEPGFQCKQIESEPPSEVKIPVVYRDFIGNDQTHAQKHIDFENATGSGELGLVKDVLGANQKPDYAKEGQSSSSTHGKAAFDQWYTDSAKSKTIVETLPLVQEKDGQGKPTGNYVYSNSNFFPLDNKGWVATGDEPRRTGNHNFSFTSENRYWFEYKGTEKLTFTGDDDVWVFVNKRLALDLGGVHSEQSGTVDLTPASAATKYNLRKGGVYEAVVFQAERHTTQSNYKLTLGNFTTRRTECTSSCGDGVVQPPEECDVGTNPGGYGQCAPGCIYGPRCGDGIVQEAFGESCDDGNDDNDDLCSNTCKPRIG